CCGACGGCTGCGAAGCGGCTCTATTTCGACGTCATCCCGCGCACGGTCGATGATTACCTGGGCTTTCTCGAAGCCTTTCCGCGCCAGGACATCAAGGAACAATTGGGCAATCCGGTCTGGCACATTCATTCGGGTGCACCGCCCGCGCCCGAAGTGCTGCAGACTTCGGCCGATGGCAAAGGCACGACGATTTCATTCGGCATGCTTTTGAATCTCGCGACCGTTGCCAATAGCGAAGATCCGCAAGTTCTTTGGGGCTTTTTGCGCCGCTACGCGCCGAGTGTGACGCCGCAGACGCATCCGCGCCTCGACAGGCTCGTGACTTATGCGGTGCGTTATTTCCGCGATTTCGTGCGGCCTGCGAAGGTCTATCGTGCGCCGGATGAGGTCGAGCAGGAGGCCTTGCAAAAGCTCTCCGACATGCTCGGCCGCCTGCCAGAGGGTGCGAGCGCCGAAGCGATTCAAACCGCGCTTTACGATCTCGCGCGGCCGATCCCGCGCTATCAGGATTTGAAAGCAAAGGGCGCGACGCCGGAGCGGCCCGGCGTCTCCAACGAATGGTTCAACATGCTCTATGCCGTCCTGCTCGGCGAAAGCCGAGGGCCACGCTTTGGCAGTTTCGTCGCGCTTTACGGCATTAACGAAACTCAGGCATTGATCGGCGAAGCCTTGAGCGGCGAACTCGTCTCGCGCCACGCGGCGGTTGCGTGAATAAGCGGTTAAAATCGAGCTTTTTTGGCCCCGATTAACGTTAATTGGTAGGGTTAAGCCCCTTTTAACCCGTTTCCGGCATCTTCCTTCATCATGTCAGAGCTCACGCCATAAGGCTTCGTTCGAGCTTCAGAAGGGGATGATCGTTATGGCCAGTTTGAAAGCCACCCTTTGCGCGGGTGTTATCGCTCTTGGTGCGGCCGACCTTGCTCAGGCGGCCGACCTTCTACCACCGCCTCCGCCGCCGCCGGAACCCGTCGCTTTCGGCAACTGGTACATCCGCGGCGATGTCGGCGTCGGCATCAGCAATCTCTCAAGCCCGCGTTCGACCTTGAACCCGTTCAATCCGGCGGGAGGCCCGGCACCGGTCATTGCGCGCGTCGGAACCAATATTGGCGACGCGGCGATTGCCGGCGTCGGCTTCGGCTACCAATTCAACAATTGGATCAGATTCGACGCCACTGGCGAATATCGCACCTCGGCCGCCTATCGGGCGGTCAATACATATACGGCCTTCTGCACCGGCGCGAACTTCTGCCAGGATTCCTATACGGCCAATGTGGCGTCCGGCGTCTTCCTCGCCAATGCCTATATCGACATCGGCACCTGGTATGGCGTGACGCCTTTCGTCGGCGCCGGTGTCGGCGGTGCGATCCATAAGTTCAGCGGGCTGACGGATATTGGGCTTGGCAGCGGTTTCTCATCAGATCGCAACATAAACACCCTCGCCTGGGCGGCGATGGCCGGTCTCGATTTCAACATCACGCCTAATCTGAAGCTCGAAATCAGCTATCGCTATCTCGATATGGGCAAGCTCACGAGCGGTCCGATCAGCTGCGGAGCGCTCGGCGGGTGCTTCTTCGAAAGACAGTCCTTCAACCTTGCTTCGAACGATGTGCGGATCGGCTTCCGCTATATGTTCGCTGATCCTGGGCGTCCGGTGCCGCCGCTCATCGCCAAATATTGAAGCTCGCTTTCATCCGAAGACATTCATTTGAAGATATCGATCGGCGGGCCTCTGGCCCGCCGATTTGTTTTGCGCTGCTTCTTACCGAAAGCTCGAGCGTTTCAGCATTCCATGCGGCATGAGCATGCGCCGTTAAAAATTGCGAACCGCTTCTTATGGTTAAGTGGTGCTTAAGAAATAACGTTCACAATTCCTTTCAATCGAAAGCTCCGGTTACGCGTCGATCACGATGAAACGTGATCGATTCAAAAGTTTAGAGCGGGATGCGGGCGGAAACCGCTGCACATTTTTCCCCGTCCCGCTCTAGAGGCTTTCAGTCAAAGGGATAGACGATGTCGAAATGGGGACATGCGATGAGAGCCGCCGGGTTTGGCGCGGCAGCCTATGCATGCGCAGGTGTATCCGCCGGTATCGCCGCCGACATGCCTCTCTTCAACGAAGAACCGACGCCTCAGACAAAGGTTGAATTTGGCACCGGCTGGTATATTCGCGGCGACCTCGCTTACGCAAACGATTCGCTGCCGCCTATCCTTCCGGATTTGTCGATAGTCTCAACCGCAAGGCAATCAACCTTTAGCGCGGGCCTCGGCATGGGCTATAAATTCAACAATTGGATCCGCGCGGATCTCGTTGGCGATTACCGTCAACCGAATAAGGCGAGTGGTCCGATTGACACGAGGATCTGCACGACACAGCTAACGACAATCGCCAATTTTCCGACGGTAACCGCTAGCGATCTATGCAACGCGCAGGGAGCGGGAAGCGTGTGGCGATGGGATTTGCTGCAGAATGTCTATTTTGATCTAGGCACATGGTACGGGTTGACGCCTTATGTCGGCGCGGGCGCCGGTTTGAGCTTCACGCAAGCGAAGAGCACAATCAACTGGTTTATGAGCAATGGCCTACCTTACCATGTGAACACGGACGGATTCTATTTCAACTGGGACAGCGCCACGCAGAACGTAACTTATCAATTCGCCTGGGCGCTCATGGCAGGTGTCGCTTATCAATTGACCGATAATGCCTTTCTTGATTTTGGCTACCGCTATGTCAATCTCGGCACATACACGACGACATCCGGTATCACTGGCCTGGTCACGAAAAAGAGAGACGATGTTCAAGAATTCCGTTTCGGCGTGAGATATA
The Methyloferula stellata AR4 DNA segment above includes these coding regions:
- a CDS encoding outer membrane protein → MASLKATLCAGVIALGAADLAQAADLLPPPPPPPEPVAFGNWYIRGDVGVGISNLSSPRSTLNPFNPAGGPAPVIARVGTNIGDAAIAGVGFGYQFNNWIRFDATGEYRTSAAYRAVNTYTAFCTGANFCQDSYTANVASGVFLANAYIDIGTWYGVTPFVGAGVGGAIHKFSGLTDIGLGSGFSSDRNINTLAWAAMAGLDFNITPNLKLEISYRYLDMGKLTSGPISCGALGGCFFERQSFNLASNDVRIGFRYMFADPGRPVPPLIAKY
- a CDS encoding outer membrane protein, which codes for MSKWGHAMRAAGFGAAAYACAGVSAGIAADMPLFNEEPTPQTKVEFGTGWYIRGDLAYANDSLPPILPDLSIVSTARQSTFSAGLGMGYKFNNWIRADLVGDYRQPNKASGPIDTRICTTQLTTIANFPTVTASDLCNAQGAGSVWRWDLLQNVYFDLGTWYGLTPYVGAGAGLSFTQAKSTINWFMSNGLPYHVNTDGFYFNWDSATQNVTYQFAWALMAGVAYQLTDNAFLDFGYRYVNLGTYTTTSGITGLVTKKRDDVQEFRFGVRYMIDGMGSLM